The proteins below come from a single Rosa rugosa chromosome 2, drRosRugo1.1, whole genome shotgun sequence genomic window:
- the LOC133729354 gene encoding protein argonaute 5-like isoform X1 — MSGRGGRGRHYSGARSNPWQGGGGGGSSGAGTQTPSYSPPAASSSSAPPVASLSSEMEQKLTLETTTDVAVVPPASSKAVSFPQRPNFGTVGKKIQVRANHFLVQVADKDLHHYNVTITPEVASKKIHREVMNQLVRLYSETHLGKRIPAYDGMKSLYTAGPLPFSSQEFVVKLLPNDGRAAAAGSSSSSKRKDREFKVALTLANKPDLYQLQQFLCSQRVETPQEAIQVLDIVLRATPSEKYTVVGRSFFSTELGPKGSLGEGLEYWRGFYQSLRPTQLGLSLNIDVSARSFFEPILVTEFLAKHFYHTDRSKHLPDRDCIKVKKTLKRVKVEVRLRDWTKNEEVKRTYTINGLSAEPLGQLRFTCEDENTSVVQYYRKKYKIDLKYVAWPAIQAGNDSKPVYLPMELCSIVAGQRYTKKLNKKQVTNLLKATCQRPRDRENNITQVYHHWLVFILTMKYFYLLCAHTVTSIYGQMIREKTNNRDDKESLIRREFGLQVREEMALVKARVLPSPLLKYHDSGREKSVYPQMGQWNMTNKKMVNGGRLQVWAFVNFSRVSQDITFEFLGALVDVCNSKGMEFSPQPLLPVQFSHPGQIERVLRDIHKLSAQKGRQLQLLIVILPDQSDSSYGKIKRTCETELGIVSQCLEPQKIKRWNTQYLENLALKINVKVGGRNTVLNDAIYKKMPVVTDRLPTIIFGADVTHPAAGDDSSPSIAAVVASTDWPEVTNYRAIVSAQHHRDEIIKDLYKSHISEKGLVHGGMIRELLVAFYRQKRLKPSRIIFYRDGVSEGQFSQVLLHEVDAIRRACASLEEGYMPTVTFVVVQKRHHTRLFPADHSNRGQMDRSGNIQPGTVVDTEICHPTEFDFYLNSHAGIQGTSRPAHYHVLFDENRFTADGLQVLTNNLCYTYARCTRSVSIVPPAYYAHLVAFRARHYIEGDSSDGGSTTGGGAQVLRALPEIKENVKEVMFYC; from the exons ATGTCCGGACGCGGCGGCCGAGGCCGGCATTATTCCGGCGCTCGCTCTAATCCATGGCAGGGCGGAGGCGGCGGAGGAAGTTCAGGCGCCGGGACTCAGACTCCTTCTTATTCTCCACCAGCGGCCTCGTCAAGTTCGGCACCTCCGGTGGCTTCGCTGAGTAGCGAGATGGAGCAGAAGTTGACACTGGAGACGACGACGGACGTGGCTGTCGTGCCGCCGGCGTCGTCGAAGGCGGTGAGCTTTCCGCAGAGGCCGAATTTCGGGACGGTCGGCAAGAAAATTCAAGTCAGAGCCAATCACTTCCTGGTGCAGGTTGCAGACAAAGACCTTCACCATTACAAT GTTACCATAACCCCAGAAGTTGCATCCAAAAAGATCCACAGGGAGGTGATGAACCAACTGGTCCGTTTGTATTCCGAGACGCATTTAGGCAAGAGAATTCCTGCTTATGATGGCATGAAGAGCCTCTACACAGCAGGGCCATTGCCATTTTCCTCCCAGGAGTTTGTTGTCAAATTACTTCCAAATGATGGTCGTGCTGCAGCTGCAgggtcttcatcttcttcaaaaaG AAAGGATCGAGAGTTTAAGGTGGCTCTCACTTTGGCTAATAAGCCAGACCTTTATCAACTACAACAGTTCTTGTGCAGCCAGCGTGTTGAAACACCTCAAGAGGCAATACAAGTTCTTGATATTGTTCTTAGAGCTACACCATCGGAAAA GTACACTGTCGTTGGGAGGTCATTTTTCTCTACTGAGCTTGGGCCAAAAGGCAGTCTAGGTGAAGGTTTGGAGTACTGGAGAGGTTTTTACCAGAGTCTACGCCCAACCCAGCTAGGACTTTCCCTTAATATTG ATGTGTCAGCGAGATCTTTTTTTGAACCCATTTTGGTGACTGAGTTTCTTGCTAAACATTTTTACCACACTGATCGTTCCAAGCATTTGCCTGATCGTGATTGTATAAAG GTGAAGAAAACCTTGAAGCGGGTCAAGGTAGAAGTTCGTTTAAGGGACTGGACCAAAAACGAAGAAGTTAAGAGAACTTACACAATCAATGGACTATCTGCAGAACCATTGGGACAGTTAAG GTTTACTTGTGAAGATGAGAACACATCAGTTGTGCAATATTATCGTAAGAAGTACAAGATTGATCTCAAATATGTAGCTTGGCCAGCCATTCAAGCTGGCAATGATTCAAAACCCGTTTACTTGCCTATGGAG CTTTGCTCAATTGTTGCTGGACAGAGATACACAAAGAAACTGAATAAAAAACAAGTCACTAACTTACTAAAAGCAACTTGTCAACGTCCTCGGGACAGGGAAAATAATATAACACAGGTATACCATCACTGGCTGGTTTTTATTTTGACAATGAAATATTTCTATCTTCTATGTGCTCATACTGTCACATCTATATATGGACAGATGATTAGGGAGAAAACCAACAATAGAGACGATAAAGAATCTCTTATAAGGAGGGAATTTGGATTACAAGTGAGAGAGGAAATGGCATTGGTTAAAGCTCGAGTTTTACCATCTCCATTG CTTAAATACCATGACAGTGGTCGTGAAAAGAGTGTTTATCCCCAGATGGGGCAGTGGAACATGACAAACAAG AAAATGGTCAATGGAGGTAGATTGCAAGTCTGGGCATTTGTCAATTTCTCCAGAGTATCCCAAGATATTACTTTTGAGTTTCTTGGGGCTTTGGTGGATGTGTGCAACAGTAAGGGGATG GAGTTTTCTCCCCAACCCTTGCTTCCAGTACAGTTTTCTCATCCTGGACAAATTGAGAGGGTACTCAGGGATATTCACAAGTTGTCTGCTCAGAAAGGACGACAACTTCAGTTATTGATTGTCATTTTGCCTGATCAAAGTGATTCATCTTATG GGAAGATCAAACGAACCTGTGAAACAGAATTAGGAATTGTGTCTCAGTGCTTAGAGCCCCAGAAAATAAAAAGGTGGAATACACAATATTTGGAAAATCTTGCCCTTAAGATCAATGTGAAG GTTGGTGGACGAAACACTGTTTTAAATGATGCAATTTATAAGAAGATGCCTGTTGTGACCGATCGCTTGCCCACAATTATATTTGGAGCAGATGTTACTCATCCAGCAGCCGGAGATGACAGTAGCCCATCAATAGCAGCA GTCGTCGCCTCAACGGATTGGCCAGAGGTCACAAACTATAGAGCAATTGTTTCGGCGCAGCATCACCGTGATGAAATAATCAAAGATCTCTATAAATCACACATATCTGAGAAGGGTTTGGTTCATGGAGGAATGATAAG GGAACTTCTCGTTGCCTTCTACAGACAAAAAAGATTAAAGCCGTCGAGAATTATATTCTACAG AGATGGGGTCAGTGAAGGCCAGTTCAGTCAAGTTTTGTTACATGAGGTGGATGCTATAAGAAGG GCTTGTGCCTCTTTGGAGGAAGGATATATGCCAACAGTAACGTTTGTGGTGGTACAGAAAAGGCATCATACTCGCCTTTTCCCTGCTGATCATAGCAATCGTGGTCAGATGGACAGGAGTGGCAATATTCAACCAG GTACTGTTGTTGACACCGAGATTTGCCACCCTACAGAATTTGACTTTTATCTCAACAGTCATGCTGGAATCCAG GGAACGAGCCGTCCAGCACACTACCATGTTTTGTTTGACGAAAACAGATTCACTGCCGATGGTTTGCAAGTTTTAACAAACAATTTATGTTATAC GTACGCAAGGTGCACCCGATCGGTTTCTATAG TGCCACCTGCTTACTATGCTCATCTGGTAGCTTTTCGAGCACGGCATTACATTGAGGGTGACTCATCCGATGGAGGTTCTACAACTGGTGGGGGTGCACAGGTTCTCCGAGCCCTTCCGGAGATCAAAGAAAATGTGAAAGAAGTTATGTTTTATTGCTGA
- the LOC133729354 gene encoding protein argonaute 5-like isoform X2 produces the protein MSGRGGRGRHYSGARSNPWQGGGGGGSSGAGTQTPSYSPPAASSSSAPPVASLSSEMEQKLTLETTTDVAVVPPASSKAVSFPQRPNFGTVGKKIQVRANHFLVQVADKDLHHYNVTITPEVASKKIHREVMNQLVRLYSETHLGKRIPAYDGMKSLYTAGPLPFSSQEFVVKLLPNDGRAAAAGSSSSSKRKDREFKVALTLANKPDLYQLQQFLCSQRVETPQEAIQVLDIVLRATPSEKYTVVGRSFFSTELGPKGSLGEGLEYWRGFYQSLRPTQLGLSLNIDVSARSFFEPILVTEFLAKHFYHTDRSKHLPDRDCIKVKKTLKRVKVEVRLRDWTKNEEVKRTYTINGLSAEPLGQLRFTCEDENTSVVQYYRKKYKIDLKYVAWPAIQAGNDSKPVYLPMELCSIVAGQRYTKKLNKKQVTNLLKATCQRPRDRENNITQMIREKTNNRDDKESLIRREFGLQVREEMALVKARVLPSPLLKYHDSGREKSVYPQMGQWNMTNKKMVNGGRLQVWAFVNFSRVSQDITFEFLGALVDVCNSKGMEFSPQPLLPVQFSHPGQIERVLRDIHKLSAQKGRQLQLLIVILPDQSDSSYGKIKRTCETELGIVSQCLEPQKIKRWNTQYLENLALKINVKVGGRNTVLNDAIYKKMPVVTDRLPTIIFGADVTHPAAGDDSSPSIAAVVASTDWPEVTNYRAIVSAQHHRDEIIKDLYKSHISEKGLVHGGMIRELLVAFYRQKRLKPSRIIFYRDGVSEGQFSQVLLHEVDAIRRACASLEEGYMPTVTFVVVQKRHHTRLFPADHSNRGQMDRSGNIQPGTVVDTEICHPTEFDFYLNSHAGIQGTSRPAHYHVLFDENRFTADGLQVLTNNLCYTYARCTRSVSIVPPAYYAHLVAFRARHYIEGDSSDGGSTTGGGAQVLRALPEIKENVKEVMFYC, from the exons ATGTCCGGACGCGGCGGCCGAGGCCGGCATTATTCCGGCGCTCGCTCTAATCCATGGCAGGGCGGAGGCGGCGGAGGAAGTTCAGGCGCCGGGACTCAGACTCCTTCTTATTCTCCACCAGCGGCCTCGTCAAGTTCGGCACCTCCGGTGGCTTCGCTGAGTAGCGAGATGGAGCAGAAGTTGACACTGGAGACGACGACGGACGTGGCTGTCGTGCCGCCGGCGTCGTCGAAGGCGGTGAGCTTTCCGCAGAGGCCGAATTTCGGGACGGTCGGCAAGAAAATTCAAGTCAGAGCCAATCACTTCCTGGTGCAGGTTGCAGACAAAGACCTTCACCATTACAAT GTTACCATAACCCCAGAAGTTGCATCCAAAAAGATCCACAGGGAGGTGATGAACCAACTGGTCCGTTTGTATTCCGAGACGCATTTAGGCAAGAGAATTCCTGCTTATGATGGCATGAAGAGCCTCTACACAGCAGGGCCATTGCCATTTTCCTCCCAGGAGTTTGTTGTCAAATTACTTCCAAATGATGGTCGTGCTGCAGCTGCAgggtcttcatcttcttcaaaaaG AAAGGATCGAGAGTTTAAGGTGGCTCTCACTTTGGCTAATAAGCCAGACCTTTATCAACTACAACAGTTCTTGTGCAGCCAGCGTGTTGAAACACCTCAAGAGGCAATACAAGTTCTTGATATTGTTCTTAGAGCTACACCATCGGAAAA GTACACTGTCGTTGGGAGGTCATTTTTCTCTACTGAGCTTGGGCCAAAAGGCAGTCTAGGTGAAGGTTTGGAGTACTGGAGAGGTTTTTACCAGAGTCTACGCCCAACCCAGCTAGGACTTTCCCTTAATATTG ATGTGTCAGCGAGATCTTTTTTTGAACCCATTTTGGTGACTGAGTTTCTTGCTAAACATTTTTACCACACTGATCGTTCCAAGCATTTGCCTGATCGTGATTGTATAAAG GTGAAGAAAACCTTGAAGCGGGTCAAGGTAGAAGTTCGTTTAAGGGACTGGACCAAAAACGAAGAAGTTAAGAGAACTTACACAATCAATGGACTATCTGCAGAACCATTGGGACAGTTAAG GTTTACTTGTGAAGATGAGAACACATCAGTTGTGCAATATTATCGTAAGAAGTACAAGATTGATCTCAAATATGTAGCTTGGCCAGCCATTCAAGCTGGCAATGATTCAAAACCCGTTTACTTGCCTATGGAG CTTTGCTCAATTGTTGCTGGACAGAGATACACAAAGAAACTGAATAAAAAACAAGTCACTAACTTACTAAAAGCAACTTGTCAACGTCCTCGGGACAGGGAAAATAATATAACACAG ATGATTAGGGAGAAAACCAACAATAGAGACGATAAAGAATCTCTTATAAGGAGGGAATTTGGATTACAAGTGAGAGAGGAAATGGCATTGGTTAAAGCTCGAGTTTTACCATCTCCATTG CTTAAATACCATGACAGTGGTCGTGAAAAGAGTGTTTATCCCCAGATGGGGCAGTGGAACATGACAAACAAG AAAATGGTCAATGGAGGTAGATTGCAAGTCTGGGCATTTGTCAATTTCTCCAGAGTATCCCAAGATATTACTTTTGAGTTTCTTGGGGCTTTGGTGGATGTGTGCAACAGTAAGGGGATG GAGTTTTCTCCCCAACCCTTGCTTCCAGTACAGTTTTCTCATCCTGGACAAATTGAGAGGGTACTCAGGGATATTCACAAGTTGTCTGCTCAGAAAGGACGACAACTTCAGTTATTGATTGTCATTTTGCCTGATCAAAGTGATTCATCTTATG GGAAGATCAAACGAACCTGTGAAACAGAATTAGGAATTGTGTCTCAGTGCTTAGAGCCCCAGAAAATAAAAAGGTGGAATACACAATATTTGGAAAATCTTGCCCTTAAGATCAATGTGAAG GTTGGTGGACGAAACACTGTTTTAAATGATGCAATTTATAAGAAGATGCCTGTTGTGACCGATCGCTTGCCCACAATTATATTTGGAGCAGATGTTACTCATCCAGCAGCCGGAGATGACAGTAGCCCATCAATAGCAGCA GTCGTCGCCTCAACGGATTGGCCAGAGGTCACAAACTATAGAGCAATTGTTTCGGCGCAGCATCACCGTGATGAAATAATCAAAGATCTCTATAAATCACACATATCTGAGAAGGGTTTGGTTCATGGAGGAATGATAAG GGAACTTCTCGTTGCCTTCTACAGACAAAAAAGATTAAAGCCGTCGAGAATTATATTCTACAG AGATGGGGTCAGTGAAGGCCAGTTCAGTCAAGTTTTGTTACATGAGGTGGATGCTATAAGAAGG GCTTGTGCCTCTTTGGAGGAAGGATATATGCCAACAGTAACGTTTGTGGTGGTACAGAAAAGGCATCATACTCGCCTTTTCCCTGCTGATCATAGCAATCGTGGTCAGATGGACAGGAGTGGCAATATTCAACCAG GTACTGTTGTTGACACCGAGATTTGCCACCCTACAGAATTTGACTTTTATCTCAACAGTCATGCTGGAATCCAG GGAACGAGCCGTCCAGCACACTACCATGTTTTGTTTGACGAAAACAGATTCACTGCCGATGGTTTGCAAGTTTTAACAAACAATTTATGTTATAC GTACGCAAGGTGCACCCGATCGGTTTCTATAG TGCCACCTGCTTACTATGCTCATCTGGTAGCTTTTCGAGCACGGCATTACATTGAGGGTGACTCATCCGATGGAGGTTCTACAACTGGTGGGGGTGCACAGGTTCTCCGAGCCCTTCCGGAGATCAAAGAAAATGTGAAAGAAGTTATGTTTTATTGCTGA
- the LOC133733702 gene encoding alpha carbonic anhydrase 7-like: protein MLPVQLDRSSKMLKLPSLLVLVCSIVLVLHSYQATSHDEHDEVEDQMEFSYDDDSEKGPARWGKIRHEWSMCNNGSLQSPIDLLDDRVDVVSDLGTLQGSYRACNATLKNRGHDMMLKWQADAGYIPINGTQYTVRQCHWHSPSEHTINGKQFDLEAHLVHDSPNASIAVIGILYKIGKPDPFLKRMMDHLEDLSDSSKEEKVIGMVDPKQIKTVSTKYYRYIGSLTTPPCTQDVIWTLVGEVKTVSKEQVKFLRKAVHDESETNARPVQPINRRSVKLYKPSTQDQN, encoded by the exons ATGCTCCCAGTGCAGCTTGATCGCAgctcaaaaatgttgaagctaCCCAGCCTATTAGTTTTGGTTTGCAGCATTGTTCTTGTTTTGCATTCATACCAAGCAACCTCACATGATGAACATGATGAAGTTG AGGATCAGATGGAGTTTAGTTATGACGACGACAGTGAGAAGGGGCCAGCTAGATGGGGAAAGATACGCCATGAATGGAGCATGTGTAACAATGGATCGTTGCAGTCTCCGATCGATCTGTTAGATGACAGAGTTGATGTAGTCTCAGATTTAGGGACACTTCAAGGTAGCTACAGGGCTTGCAATGCCACTCTTAAGAATAGAGGCCATGATATGATG TTGAAATGGCAAGCTGATGCAGGATACATTCCAATCAATGGAACTCAGTATACAGTCAGACAATGCCACTGGCACTCACCTTCTGAACACACCATCAATGGCAAGCAGTTTGATTTAGAGGCGCATCTGGTTCATGACAGTCCAAATGCAAGCATCGCTGTTATCGGAATCCTGTATAAGATTGGAAAACCTGACCCATTTTTGAAACGG ATGATGGACCACTTGGAAGACTTATCTGATAGCAGTAAAGAAGAGAAAGTGATTGGTATGGTTGATCCAAAGCAAATAAAAACTGTCAGTACAAAGTACTACAGATATATAGGCTCTCTTACAACTCCTCCTTGCACACAAGATGTCATATGGACCCTTGTTGGAGAG GTGAAGACTGTCTCTAAAGAACAGGTCAAATTCCTCCGCAAAGCTGTTCATGAT GAGTCAGAAACTAATGCAAGACCAGTACAACCGATAAACAGGCGCTCGGTGAAACTTTATAAACCCAGTACACAGGATCAGAATTGA